In the Dioscorea cayenensis subsp. rotundata cultivar TDr96_F1 chromosome 12, TDr96_F1_v2_PseudoChromosome.rev07_lg8_w22 25.fasta, whole genome shotgun sequence genome, one interval contains:
- the LOC120273739 gene encoding spidroin-1-like, which produces MENTPRVEGVRVAGGQHGHRARAEDGWAGARGTRYAGDILGGGRLGAGRGRYGTLWPGGTLLGGEAVGRAGERRWDAAADGGRATGGYGPRYAGLPGRGRDGRYGGESRGAATGRGRGRVAALDAAAGTTAEGGARGSRRHTRIEDGDAEKLG; this is translated from the coding sequence ATGGAAAACACACCGCGGGTCGAGGGCGTACGCGTGGCTGGCGGGCAACACGGGCATCGCGCGAGGGCCGAGGACGGCTGGGCGGGCGCGCGTGGGACGCGCTACGCTGGGGACATACTGGGCGGCGGGCGGCTGGGCGCCGGGCGAGGGCGCTACGGGACGCTGTGGCCGGGCGGCACGCTGCTGGGCGGCGAAGCGGTCGGTCGCGCCGGCGAGAGGCGCTGGGACGCTGCTGCGGACGGCGGGCGGGCTACGGGCGGGTACGGGCCGAGGTATGCCGGGCTGCCGGGGCGAGGCCGAGACGGGCGCTACGGTGGCGAGAGTCGAGGCGCGGCCACAGGCAGAGGCCGAGGGCGCGTGGCGGCGCTGGACGCTGCGGCGGGCACGACTGCCGAGGGTGGCGCGCGCGGATCGAGACGGCACACACGGATCGAGGACGGCGACGCGGAAAAATTAGGTTGA